In Podospora pseudoanserina strain CBS 124.78 chromosome 5, whole genome shotgun sequence, a single window of DNA contains:
- a CDS encoding hypothetical protein (COG:V; EggNog:ENOG503P4XK), with amino-acid sequence MTQSPTTNNNSHISLTPIKPNLYLGNLESSYSIPTLITHGITAIVSLSAIHHEEWSRPANRKLVPKENHYQFIPCDDSPNQDILCCLGDICDFIDDHIGVPSVQEILAGVKPGDDEEDVLAREMGRSRKVLVHCDEGVSRSPAVVAGYLMRRDGRGVRGVMREVRKRRGCVRVNRGFLEQLKVWERVGYKVWEDEEKKVPVEGYKRWLEKRDSRVMGEICLGDV; translated from the coding sequence ATGACGCAATCAcccaccacaaacaacaactcccacatctccctcacccccatcaaacccaaccTCTACCTCGGCAACCTGGAATCCTCTtactccatccccaccctcatAACCCAcggcatcaccgccatcgtCTCCCTGTCCGCCATCCACCACGAGGAATGGTCCCGCCCCGCCAACCGCAAGCTCGTCCCGAAGGAAAACCACTACCAGTTCATCCCCTGCGACGACAGCCCCAACCAAGACATCTTGTGCTGTTTAGGAGACATTTGCGATTTTATCGATGACCATATCGGGGTGCCTTCTGTGCAGGAGATATTAGCGGGTGTTAAACCcggtgatgacgaggaggatgtgctggcgagggagatggggaggagcaggaaggTGCTCGTTCATTGCGATGAAGGGGTGTCGAGGAGtccggcggtggtggcggggtaTTTGATGAggcgggatgggaggggggtgaggggggtaaTGAGGGAGGTTAGGAAGCGGAGGGGGTGCGTGAGGGTGAAtagggggtttttggagcagctgaaggtttgggagagggtggggtaCAAGGtgtgggaggatgaggagaaaaaggtgccggtggaggggtataagaggtggttggagaagagggatagtagggtgatgggggagattTGCTTGGGGGATGTGTGA
- a CDS encoding hypothetical protein (EggNog:ENOG503P8Q8; COG:S) has protein sequence MLLLTILGAVLPAAVTAMEFFTPPAFGTRGDFSKNPTYVELSTVDLHWSAPPKGLPYSVTLFQMNGTETMGQLEHVTRSVVEMTGWRWIVATTKDLDVSNMFMLIIFEEGTSNNLAMSHYFNISRRGEGVSNFQQPSETTTKLPTETTVILSPGLSTTTATSDGPGATSDAGGTTKDEFPNQQPAGASPTGLSTSAGIGIGVGATAVLAIGIAIGAYFLGRRRGGANAQAQNAEVAGPIAGSPGQGSGTLHSGASTQAVSPGAYHYAGQYPVEADYYSPKVEMDNRQYIPNTHVHEAFTNENRIELPAQGQQHTELSNRP, from the exons ATGTTGCTCCTTACCATCCTGGGCGCGGTTCTACCCGCTGCCGTAACGGCGATGGAGTTCTTCACCCCGCCAGCCTTTGGAACCAGGGGCGACTTCAGCAAGAACCCCACCTATGTCGAGTTGTCCACGGTTGATCTCCATTGGAGCGCTCCTCCCAAGGGCTTGCCCTATTCCGTGACGTTGTTCCAGATGAACGGAACCGAGACCATGGGACAGTTGGAGCATGTCACCC GCAGTGTCGTGGAAATGACGGGATGGCGGTGGATTGTCGCGACGACAAAGGACCTGGACGTATCCAACATGTTCATGCTGATCATCTTCGAGGAGGGCACAAGCAATAATCTCGCCATGAGCCACTACTTCAACATTTCGAGACGCGGTGAAGGAGTATCCAACTTTCAGCAGCCGTCCGAGACAACCACGAAGCTCCCGACCGAAACCACGGTTATCCTCAGCCCCGGGCTGTCGACgaccacagcaacaagcgACGGGCCTGGAGCAACCTCTGATGCCGGTGGCACAACCAAAGATGAGTTCCCCAATCAGCAACCTGCGGGAGCCAGCCCAACTGGTCTGTCCACCAGTGCTGGCATCGGTATCGGAGTTGGAGCAACAGCTGTTCTCGCCATTGGTATTGCCATTGGTGCGTACTTTCTCGGtcgacggcgaggaggcgcAAACGCGCAGGCTCAAAATGCCGAGGTGGCTGGGCCGATTGCTGGAAGTCCAGGTCAGGGTAGCGGCACACTTCACAGCGGTGCATCGACGCAGGCCGTTTCACCAGGAGCCTATCACTATGCCGGACAGTATCCAGTCGAAGCCGATTACTACAGTCCAAAGGTCGAGATGGATAACCGTCAATATATTCCAAACACACATGTTCATGAGGCGTTTACCAACGAGAATCGAATCGAGCTGCCAGCCCAGGGTCAACAGCACACCGAGCTGAGCAACAGGCCATGA
- a CDS encoding hypothetical protein (COG:C; EggNog:ENOG503NY33), translated as MSSPPLPHLALIGAGITSLTLSIRLSALAIPHTIYEQSASLTELGAGLGFGPNAVRALEYIDPRLVEIFNKTATFVGTPSHQGKELLVQEGKGVDERVWIEFLDGTKQGRGETLEPEFVITAGNGRGHAAVHRGQWLDVLGGLADKERIMFGKRVVDVVCLDGKMRIVFADGTEAGADGVVGCDGVKSKVREVLMGMLGDGRERGKCGYSGKYAYRCLVPWGKAVEAVGDDRAGVSSLWMGLNRHLLTFPVHRQSEQFLNLVAFVTDEDGQMWPQEGPASLTLPATKADALRDFEQAGFSGSVRRLLEMTKERMDKWGLYDVADRPLSKFYFGRIMVIGDAAHASTPHHGSGAGFCMEDIAVLGALFEESIAHQSLTVETLEDVFAAFDYQRRERDQWLVKSSRRAADLYQWRIPDFLEPNSFEKMKADIEQRQEHCWGFDVEAAVREAKKHMSERLTLHTQS; from the exons atgtcatcaccacccctcccccacctaGCCCTCATCGGAGCAGGCATAACCTCCCTCACACTCTCCATTCGCCTCTCggccctcgccatcccccaTACAATCTACGAGCAATCCGCCTCTTTGACTGAGCTCGGCGCAGGTCTCGGCTTTGGTCCCAACGCCGTCCGGGCCTTGGAATACATCGATCCGAGACTAGTAGAGATATTCAACAAAACAGCCACCTTTGTtggcaccccctcccatcaagGAAAAGAGTTGCTTGTTCAGGAGGGCAAGGGAGTTGACGAGAGGGTATGGATTGAGTTTCTTGATGGAACTAAACAGGGAAGAGGTGAAACACTGGAGCCGGAGTTTGTGATTACCGCTGGGAATGGCAGGGGGCATGCGGCTGTTCATAGGGGGCAGTGGttggatgttttgggggggttggcggatAAGGAGAGGATAATGtttgggaagagggttgttgatgtggtatgtcttgatgggaagatgaggattGTGTTTGCGGATGGGACCGAGGCGGGggcggatggggtggtggggtgtgaTGGGGTCAAGTCCAAGGTAAGAgaggtgttgatggggatgttgggggacgggagggagagggggaagtgTGGGTACAGTGGGAAGTATGCCTATCGGTGTTTGGTGCCGTGGGGGAAGGCGGTTGAGGCGGTGGGGGATGATAGGGCTGGAGTGTCGAGTTTGTGG ATGGGCCTGAATAGGCATCTGCTGACGTTTCCGGTTCACAGACAGAGCGAACAGTTCTTGAACTTGGTGGCGTTTGTTACGGATGAAGATGGCCAGATGTGGCCTCAAGAGGGGCCAGCCAGCCTGACTCTGCCGGCTACAAAGGCGGATGCACTGAGGGACTTTGAGCAGGCTGGGTTCAGTGGCTCTGTGCGGCGGTTACTGGAGATGACGAAGGAAAGGATGGACAAG TGGGGATTGTATGATGTTGCTGATCGGCCGCTCTCCAAGTTTTATTTCGGCAGAATCATGGTCATTGGAGATGCTGCCCATGCATCGACACCTCACCATGGTTCTGGAGCAGGATTCTGCATGGAGGACATTGCCGTGTTAGGGGCATTATTCGAAGAATCTATCGCCCATCAGTCATTGACGGTCGAGACTTTGGAAGATGTGTTCGCCGCTTTCGATTATCAAAGGCGTGAGCGAGATCAGTGGCTTGTCAAGAGTAGCCGAAGAGCAGCTGATCTTTACCAGTGGCGGATTCCAGACTTTCTGGAGCCGAACAGTTTTGAGAAAATGAAGGCGGACATTGAGCAAAGACAAGAGCACTGCTGGGGGTTTGATGTAGAGGCAGCGGTCAGAGAAGCAAAGAAGCACATGAGTGAAAGGCTGACCCTTCACACACAAAGTTAA
- a CDS encoding hypothetical protein (COG:C; EggNog:ENOG503P0JE) has protein sequence MVTITPTSSLAGDVLLFEVPAPRDEKWIAQLQERYPGLEIRWHTSELTMMPKPLPDEVYDGVTLLVGFMPHPAEKLPKVRYVQLMSAGADRWITNDLYKNPNVTFCTANGTHAPQIAEWVIGTWLMANHQFLSYAEQQKKATWNRQPSLHIEDSPGLRMGILGYGAIGRHCARLGQALGMEVYAYTRSEKATPEARKDDSYVVPGTGDPAGLIPAKWYHGSSKESINEFLAQDLDLLVISLPLTDATKYIISKEQFDILAKKKTFVSNIARGQHINTDDLIEALKEGKIRGAALDVADPEPLTDGHPLWSAPNVFITPHVSWQTPHLFQRIQAVVERNLEGLSGQKPTLINVMNKTHGY, from the exons ATGGTAACCATTACCCCCACAAGCTCCCTAGCCGGAGACGTTCTCCTCTTTGAGGTGCCAGCGCCACGGGACGAGAAATGGATCGCTCAGCTCCAGGAACGATACCCCGGGCTGGAGATTCGGTGGCACACGTCTGAGTTGACCATGATGCCAAAGCCCCTACCGGATGAGGTGTACGACGGAGTTACTTTGTTGGTCGGGTTCATGCCTCACCCAGCCGAAAAGCTGCCCAAAGTCAGATATGTCCAGCTCATGTCTGCCGGAGCCGACAGGTGGATCACCAACGACCTCTACAAAAACCCCAATGTCACCTTCTGCACCGCCAATGGGACCCACGC GCCCCAAATCGCAGAATGGGTCATTGGCACCTGGCTCATGGCAAACCACCAATTCCTCAGCTACGCCGAGCAACAAAAGAAGGCTACCTGGAACCGTCAGCCATCCCTCCACATTGAAGACTCGCCCGGCCTACGGATGGGAATCCTGGGGTACGGTGCCATTGGCAGGCACTGCGCGCGGCTAGGCCAGGCTCTCGGAATGGAAGTCTACGCCTACACCCGCAGCGAAAAAGCCACGCCCGAGGCAAGAAAGGATGACAGCTACGTTGTCCCCGGAACAGGAGACCCCGCCGGTCTGATCCCGGCCAAATGGTATCACGGCTCCTCCAAGGAGTCAATCAACGAGTTCCTCGCCCAGGACCTTGATCTGCTGGTCATCAGCCTGCCTCTCACAGACGCGACCAAGTACATCATCAGCAAAGAACAGTTTGATATTTTGGCCAAGAAAAAGACGTTTGTGTCAAATATTGCCCGGGGTCAGCATATCAACACGGATGATTTGATTGAAGCCTTAAAGGAAGGGAAGATCAGGGGTGCGGCACTAGATGTGGCGGACCCTGAGCCGCTTACAGACGGCCACCCGCTTTGGAGCGCGCCCAATGTGTTTATCACGCCTCATGTCAGCTGGCAGACACCCCATCTGTTCCAGCGCATCCAGGCGGTTGTTGAGAGGAacttggaggggttgagcGGGCAGAAACCGACGTTGATCAATGTCATGAACAAAACGCACGGGTATTGA